One Chitinophagales bacterium genomic window carries:
- a CDS encoding FAD-binding dehydrogenase yields MQHTYKADVAIAGGGIAAITTALELLEYGKKVVIADRDLQENFGGLAKESFGGMFFVDTPYQRRLGIRDHVELALRDWHSVAEFGEDDYWPKKHAENYVYNCTPEVFRWLRNKGISFFPVVHWVERGLFKPGNSVPRFHMVWGTGYGLTTTLIQHLLSHPRRQNLTLLFGHRVTDISFTNKRASGLTGVTEPEGHPFRIEADAVVIAAGGMGGNIERVKRQWYKPWGEPPEIILNGSHRFALGELHDIAEKYNAHITHLDWSWPYAAGVHHPRPRKENHGLSLVPCKSALWLNYRGERIGPMPLVTAYDTRFLVEQICKQKKKYSWQVLNMKIALKEFAISGAEHNPAIRDKKWLKFIWTILTGNKELVKDMIENCVDFVTANTIEELAEKMNRLQGNEDVDVRLLKEAIETYDANIDRGRPYHNDEQLRRIAHARQYRGDRVRTCKFQKIYDKKALPLIAIREFILSRKTLGGIQTDLEGRVLSKPVNGQQEPIAGLYAVGEAAGFGGGGMHGIGSLEGTFLGGCILTARMTARSLAGK; encoded by the coding sequence ATGCAGCACACTTACAAGGCAGATGTAGCTATTGCGGGTGGGGGTATTGCCGCAATCACTACCGCTCTGGAACTTCTGGAATACGGTAAAAAAGTGGTAATTGCAGACCGTGATCTGCAGGAGAACTTCGGAGGGCTTGCAAAAGAATCCTTCGGAGGAATGTTTTTTGTGGATACCCCTTATCAGCGCAGGTTGGGCATTCGGGATCATGTGGAACTGGCTCTCAGAGACTGGCATTCGGTGGCAGAGTTTGGAGAAGACGATTACTGGCCTAAAAAGCATGCTGAAAATTATGTCTATAACTGTACACCTGAAGTTTTTCGCTGGCTGAGAAACAAAGGGATTAGCTTTTTCCCTGTGGTGCATTGGGTAGAGCGCGGCTTATTCAAACCCGGCAATTCAGTGCCCCGTTTTCACATGGTTTGGGGTACCGGCTATGGGCTGACTACTACCTTAATTCAACATCTGCTGTCACATCCCAGGCGCCAGAATCTTACGCTGCTTTTCGGACATCGGGTTACCGATATAAGCTTCACTAACAAACGTGCATCAGGGCTGACAGGCGTCACTGAACCAGAAGGCCATCCTTTCCGTATTGAGGCTGATGCCGTAGTAATCGCTGCCGGAGGCATGGGAGGCAACATTGAGCGGGTGAAAAGGCAATGGTACAAACCCTGGGGTGAGCCTCCCGAAATTATCCTCAACGGATCACACCGTTTTGCATTAGGAGAGCTGCATGATATTGCGGAAAAATACAATGCACATATTACTCATCTTGACTGGAGCTGGCCTTATGCTGCAGGGGTACATCACCCGCGACCAAGAAAAGAAAATCACGGACTGAGTCTGGTCCCCTGCAAATCTGCCCTATGGCTGAACTATCGGGGCGAGCGCATAGGACCTATGCCGCTGGTAACAGCTTATGACACCCGGTTTCTGGTGGAGCAAATATGCAAACAAAAGAAAAAGTACTCCTGGCAGGTGCTGAATATGAAAATCGCGCTAAAGGAATTTGCCATCTCCGGAGCAGAGCATAATCCGGCTATCCGCGATAAGAAATGGTTGAAATTTATCTGGACAATCCTCACCGGAAATAAAGAGTTGGTGAAGGATATGATTGAAAATTGTGTGGATTTTGTTACAGCAAACACTATTGAAGAACTGGCAGAAAAAATGAATCGCTTACAGGGTAATGAGGATGTAGATGTTCGGCTGTTAAAAGAGGCTATTGAAACGTATGATGCTAATATTGATCGCGGGCGGCCTTATCACAATGATGAACAACTCAGGCGCATTGCTCATGCACGTCAATATCGGGGCGACCGGGTGCGTACGTGTAAGTTTCAGAAAATCTATGATAAGAAGGCATTACCGCTGATAGCCATTCGTGAGTTCATCCTCTCCAGAAAAACCTTGGGTGGGATACAGACTGATTTGGAAGGCAGGGTGCTTTCCAAACCGGTGAATGGGCAGCAGGAACCTATTGCAGGGCTATATGCTGTCGGGGAGGCTGCTGGTTTTGGCGGAGGTGGGATGCACGGTATCGGCTCGCTGGAAGGAACCTTCCTGGGCGGATGTATTTTAACTGCCCGCATGACAGCAAGAAGCCTGGCAGGAAAGTAG
- the ilvB gene encoding acetolactate synthase, with protein sequence MKRNGAQLAVYALEQIGVKNTFGIPGVHNTELYDALNSSQQIKPILVTHEGCAAFAADAVSRTSNSIGVCAIVPAAGTALAMSGMGEAFLDGIPMLVISGGTRRDTGRYYQLHQIDQQKMTSAVTKGYFRPEKHEDVIPAIYKAYDLAVSGEPGPVFVELPVEVQMFQGEAELIPYTPSYSKPAVDWEKVKKAADLLISARCPGIYVGWGAVDAIAYTTRLAEILVAPVSTTLQGKSAFPANHPLYTCVGFGPSAKPSARKAFAKCDVLLAVGCRFAELATGSYGMDIPENLIHVDINPDVFDKNYKTKVAIHGDATDVLKALVEELTLRGFSAPRDVKALGAQIKEDNDAYFSEWITGKKDNIVSPGYFFKSLREQLSDDAIMAVDDGNHTFLAAELFPVYQPRGFISPTDFNCMGYCVPAAIGAKLRNPDKQVVGIVGDGAFLMTGLELLTASTYGIAPVIFVFHDGELGQISQFQAVPLNRKTCTVLGDFKVQGVAEATGAHFITMNNDHEIESGIAEALKVSKEGKPVLVDVKIDYSKKTMLTKGVVKVSLSRFPLGEKVRFIARAIKRHVMG encoded by the coding sequence ATGAAAAGAAACGGAGCTCAACTTGCTGTATATGCGCTGGAGCAAATCGGAGTAAAAAATACTTTCGGCATTCCCGGGGTTCATAACACGGAGCTCTATGACGCCCTGAATTCGTCACAGCAAATAAAACCTATTCTGGTAACCCATGAGGGATGTGCCGCCTTCGCTGCAGATGCTGTTTCCCGCACTTCAAACAGCATTGGCGTATGTGCTATCGTGCCTGCTGCAGGTACCGCCCTTGCGATGAGTGGCATGGGTGAAGCTTTTCTGGATGGCATTCCTATGTTGGTTATCTCCGGAGGTACACGCAGAGACACAGGCCGTTACTATCAACTGCATCAGATTGATCAGCAGAAAATGACGTCTGCGGTCACCAAAGGATATTTCAGACCTGAAAAGCACGAGGATGTCATTCCGGCCATATACAAGGCCTACGACCTTGCTGTTTCCGGTGAACCCGGACCGGTTTTCGTGGAGCTTCCGGTTGAAGTACAAATGTTTCAGGGTGAAGCTGAGCTTATCCCTTATACACCGTCTTATAGCAAGCCAGCCGTAGACTGGGAAAAAGTAAAAAAAGCTGCAGATCTGCTCATCTCAGCCCGCTGCCCTGGCATTTATGTAGGTTGGGGTGCGGTGGACGCCATAGCTTACACAACCCGACTGGCAGAAATCCTTGTGGCTCCGGTATCTACCACCCTGCAGGGAAAAAGCGCCTTTCCTGCTAATCATCCTCTTTACACATGTGTAGGGTTCGGCCCCTCAGCCAAGCCTTCTGCCCGAAAGGCTTTTGCAAAGTGCGATGTTCTGCTTGCTGTAGGTTGTCGTTTTGCAGAGCTGGCAACTGGCAGCTATGGTATGGATATTCCAGAAAATCTCATTCATGTGGATATCAATCCGGATGTGTTTGACAAAAACTATAAAACCAAAGTGGCGATTCATGGTGACGCTACAGATGTGCTGAAGGCATTGGTTGAAGAACTCACCCTTCGGGGATTTTCGGCACCGCGCGATGTAAAAGCCCTTGGCGCACAGATAAAAGAAGATAATGATGCTTATTTCTCAGAATGGATAACCGGTAAAAAAGATAATATCGTATCACCAGGTTATTTTTTCAAATCACTTCGGGAACAACTCAGCGATGATGCAATCATGGCCGTAGATGATGGCAATCATACTTTTCTTGCTGCTGAATTGTTCCCTGTCTACCAGCCCAGAGGATTCATCTCACCAACAGATTTCAACTGCATGGGTTATTGTGTGCCCGCTGCTATCGGGGCTAAACTTCGCAACCCTGACAAACAGGTGGTAGGTATTGTAGGTGATGGAGCTTTCCTGATGACCGGTCTTGAGCTGCTTACTGCCTCCACGTATGGTATAGCGCCTGTAATTTTTGTATTCCATGATGGCGAACTGGGGCAAATATCCCAGTTTCAGGCTGTGCCCCTAAACCGGAAAACCTGTACCGTTCTGGGCGACTTTAAAGTGCAGGGTGTAGCCGAAGCTACGGGGGCTCACTTTATAACCATGAACAATGATCACGAAATTGAAAGCGGCATTGCCGAAGCTCTTAAAGTGAGCAAAGAGGGCAAACCGGTCTTGGTAGATGTAAAAATTGACTATAGCAAAAAAACCATGCTCACTAAGGGTGTGGTGAAAGTGAGTCTGTCGCGCTTCCCGCTGGGAGAGAAAGTGCGCTTCATAGCCCGTGCTATCAAACGCCATGTTATGGGGTAA
- a CDS encoding transketolase: MTTGKEQKTRDRLSFQQFRKTVLHDYQLAVKSREVSLLSRKEVLTGKAKFGILGDGKEVPQIALAKTFRKGDYRAGYYRDQTLMFALGEVTVEQYFAQLYANPDKKEDPHSAGRQMNAHFATKFIDEKGEWLRLTERYNSSADGSSTGHQMPRALGLALASKLYRLNTQFKDDRFSINGDEVVFCTIGDASTSEGIFWEALNAAGVMRVPLAISIWDDGYGISVPRELQTTKGSISEVLQGFQTNEKGEGIDIYVVKGWDYPALCEVYEKGIAKVRSTHIPAVFHITELTQPQGHSTSGSHERYKSKERLAWEREYDCIKKMREWIIENAIATSDELDILEEQTRQAVIESRNEAWKRFLDPILRQAYAVADILDDMVAESTRASQLLSVKEELLSIKAPLRRDVMRSVKQALRITRQEYTPARLRLVEKKNELEREGYRYYRTYLYSQSKYSALHVEEIKPQYDDDAPRINGYEILNHCFDKNLERYPQLVAFGEDVGKIGDVNQAFAGLQKKYGELRVFDTGIREATIIGQGIGLAMRGFRPIAEIQYLDYLIFGLQPLTDDVATLHYRSAGNQKCPLIVRTRGHRLEGIWHAGSPMGMLLHSLRGMYILVPRDMTRAAGFYNTMLRSDDPALIIECLNGYRLKETLPRNIADFTVPLGVPEVLKEGDDVTVVTYGSCVRVAQEALYMLENAGISCELIDVQTLLPFDRYHKIVESIKKTNKVLFLDEDVPGGATSFMLQQVMEVQKAYYWLDSEPRTLTAAANRPAYGSDGDYFCKPSADDVFDAVYAIMHEYNPQKYPALY; this comes from the coding sequence ATGACAACCGGTAAAGAACAAAAAACCCGCGATAGGCTCAGCTTTCAGCAGTTCCGCAAAACGGTGCTCCACGACTATCAGCTTGCCGTGAAAAGCCGTGAGGTGAGCTTGCTGAGCCGAAAAGAAGTATTAACCGGAAAAGCCAAGTTTGGTATTCTCGGAGATGGAAAAGAGGTACCTCAGATTGCGCTAGCCAAAACTTTCAGAAAAGGAGATTACCGCGCAGGCTATTACCGTGACCAGACACTCATGTTTGCCCTCGGAGAAGTTACCGTTGAACAGTATTTCGCACAGCTATATGCCAATCCCGATAAAAAAGAAGACCCGCACTCGGCAGGTCGCCAGATGAATGCCCATTTTGCAACAAAATTTATAGATGAAAAAGGCGAATGGTTACGCCTCACCGAACGCTATAATTCCTCTGCCGATGGCTCGTCCACCGGTCATCAGATGCCTCGGGCGCTGGGTCTTGCCCTGGCTTCCAAGCTCTACCGATTGAATACACAATTCAAAGATGACCGCTTTTCCATCAATGGAGATGAGGTAGTGTTCTGTACCATTGGTGATGCCAGCACCTCGGAGGGCATCTTTTGGGAAGCGCTGAATGCAGCCGGTGTGATGAGAGTGCCGCTAGCCATTTCCATCTGGGATGATGGCTATGGGATTTCTGTGCCAAGAGAGCTGCAGACAACCAAAGGCAGCATCTCTGAGGTGCTGCAAGGCTTTCAGACCAATGAAAAAGGGGAAGGTATTGACATCTATGTGGTTAAAGGATGGGACTACCCGGCTCTCTGTGAAGTTTACGAGAAAGGAATTGCCAAGGTGCGTAGTACACATATCCCGGCAGTGTTTCATATTACAGAACTTACCCAGCCACAAGGACACTCTACCTCCGGATCTCACGAGCGATATAAGTCAAAAGAGCGTCTGGCCTGGGAAAGGGAGTATGATTGCATTAAAAAAATGCGCGAATGGATCATTGAAAATGCCATTGCCACTTCCGATGAACTGGATATATTGGAAGAGCAAACACGCCAGGCGGTCATTGAATCCAGAAATGAGGCATGGAAACGCTTTCTGGATCCTATTCTTCGGCAGGCTTATGCGGTGGCAGACATTCTGGATGATATGGTTGCAGAATCAACCAGAGCAAGTCAGTTGCTCTCGGTGAAAGAAGAGCTGCTTAGTATAAAAGCACCTTTGCGCAGAGATGTGATGCGGTCAGTAAAACAGGCTTTACGTATTACGCGCCAGGAGTACACTCCCGCCCGTTTGCGTCTTGTGGAAAAAAAGAACGAGCTGGAGCGGGAAGGGTATCGCTACTATCGGACTTATTTGTACAGCCAGTCAAAATACAGCGCATTGCACGTGGAAGAGATAAAGCCGCAGTATGATGACGATGCGCCTCGCATCAACGGATATGAAATCCTGAATCATTGCTTTGATAAAAATCTGGAACGTTATCCCCAACTGGTAGCATTTGGAGAAGATGTGGGAAAAATAGGAGACGTCAACCAGGCGTTTGCCGGTCTTCAAAAAAAATATGGTGAGCTCCGGGTTTTTGATACCGGCATTCGGGAGGCAACCATCATCGGGCAGGGCATAGGCCTGGCCATGCGTGGATTCAGGCCGATTGCCGAAATACAGTATCTGGATTATCTGATCTTTGGTCTGCAACCATTGACAGATGACGTAGCTACACTACACTATCGCTCGGCAGGCAATCAAAAGTGCCCTCTTATCGTGCGTACTCGCGGCCATCGTCTGGAAGGTATCTGGCATGCCGGTTCTCCCATGGGTATGTTGCTACACTCGCTGAGAGGAATGTATATTCTCGTGCCGCGCGATATGACTCGTGCTGCTGGGTTTTACAACACCATGCTGCGCTCCGATGACCCTGCTCTGATTATTGAATGCCTCAATGGCTATCGCCTGAAAGAAACTTTGCCCAGAAATATAGCTGACTTTACGGTGCCGCTGGGTGTGCCTGAAGTTCTTAAAGAAGGGGATGATGTCACTGTGGTTACCTACGGCTCCTGCGTAAGGGTGGCTCAGGAAGCACTTTACATGCTGGAAAATGCCGGCATATCCTGTGAGCTGATAGATGTGCAAACTCTGCTCCCTTTTGACAGGTATCATAAAATTGTAGAATCCATAAAAAAAACCAACAAGGTTTTATTTCTGGATGAAGATGTACCGGGAGGGGCTACTTCCTTTATGTTGCAGCAGGTAATGGAAGTACAAAAGGCCTACTACTGGCTGGATAGTGAACCCCGAACGCTCACCGCAGCAGCCAACAGGCCGGCATACGGCTCAGACGGGGATTACTTCTGTAAGCCCAGTGCAGATGATGTATTTGATGCAGTATATGCTATCATGCATGAATATAATCCCCAAAAGTATCCTGCGTTATACTGA
- the sixA gene encoding phosphohistidine phosphatase SixA, protein MRKLFIIRHAKSSWDHPELSDRLRPLKKRGVKDAELMGHLLRKASVYPDAVLSSPAVRALATAEIICRHTKFAFHKVQVIDDLYFKGMEAIMQAVHKLNPALQTVFVFGHNPDLTELVNCFSDTPINNLPTCGIVGIDFNIIRWEEADFSNGRIVYYEYPAKHR, encoded by the coding sequence ATGCGAAAACTTTTTATCATCCGCCACGCCAAATCCAGTTGGGACCATCCGGAACTCAGTGATAGGCTGCGCCCTCTTAAAAAAAGGGGCGTAAAAGATGCTGAACTTATGGGACATCTGCTCAGAAAAGCTTCGGTATACCCGGATGCAGTTTTATCCAGCCCTGCTGTAAGAGCTCTTGCCACAGCCGAAATTATCTGCCGCCATACAAAATTTGCATTTCACAAAGTGCAGGTGATTGATGACCTTTACTTTAAAGGCATGGAGGCCATCATGCAGGCTGTGCACAAGTTGAATCCCGCCCTGCAAACGGTTTTTGTATTTGGCCACAATCCCGACCTGACGGAGTTGGTCAACTGTTTTTCAGATACTCCTATAAACAACTTACCCACCTGTGGCATTGTAGGCATAGATTTTAATATCATAAGGTGGGAAGAAGCAGACTTCAGCAACGGAAGAATCGTGTATTATGAGTATCCTGCGAAACACCGCTGA